Proteins encoded together in one Myxocyprinus asiaticus isolate MX2 ecotype Aquarium Trade chromosome 21, UBuf_Myxa_2, whole genome shotgun sequence window:
- the slc1a4 gene encoding neutral amino acid transporter A — protein MEEKKSEVNGHAGHKSPVPAVSTKSEKKSFKDRFMVFFKRNLLVILTVSGVLVGVGLGMMVRNMNLTRVQMTYFAFPGEMLLRMLKMIILPLVVCSLISGAASLDTRSLGKLGGIAVSYFLVTTLIASSIGIVLAFIIKPGVGAGALNTNNLGLEGVSTNKETTDSFLDLARNLFPSNLVAAAFRSYATDYKTILVGNGTNGTLNYQKVPYGTDTDGMNILGLVLFAMVFGVALKKLGAEGEELIRFFNAFNEATMVLVSWIMWYVPFGIMFLVGSKIVEMEDVVLLVTSLGKYIFASILGHIIHGGIVLPLIYFGFTRTNPFSFLAGLITPFTTAFATCSSSATLPTMMKCVEENNGVDKRISRFILPIGATINMDGAAIFQCVAAVFIAQLNNVELNAGQIFTILVTATASSVGAAGIPAGGIITIAIILEAIGLPTHDLSLMLAVDWIVDRTTTVVNVEGDALGAGILHHINEQEMKKQRLQQQPEYQELQEVKVEVVANVQAEEETSPLVTHQNREDNSSHETLDDKDGVESVL, from the exons ATGGAGGAAAAGAAGAGCGAAGTCAACGGCCACGCCGGGCACAAAAGTCCGGTACCCGCGGTTTCAACAAAATCTGAAAAGAAAAGCTTTAAAGACAGGTTCATGGTGTTTTTCAAAAGAAACCTCTTAGTGATTTTGACGGTGTCCGGGGTGCTGGTGGGCGTCGGACTCGGAATGATGGTCCGGAACATGAACTTAACACGAGTGCAAATGACTTATTTCGCCTTCCCTGGAGAGATGCTGCTGAGGATGCTCAAGATGATCATCCTCCCTTTAGTAGTTTGCAGTTTGATTTCTGGCGCCGCGAGTCTGGACACCCGCTCGCTAGGAAAGCTTGGAGGAATCGCCGTGTCTTACTTTTTGGTGACCACTCTTATCGCTTCATCCATCGGGATTGTGCTCGCCTTCATCATTAAACCCGGCGTCGGAGCCGGAGCGCTAAACACCAACAATTTGGGGCTTGAAGGTGTGAGCACCAACAAAGAGACAACGGATTCGTTTTTAGACCTTGCAag AAACCTGTTCCCATCTAACCTGGTGGCTGCAGCTTTCCGTTCA TATGCCACTGATTACAAGACGATTCTTGTTGGAAATGGAACCAATGGAACCCTCAACTACCAAAAG GTTCCTTATGGAACAGATACTGACGGAATGAATATTCTGGGCCTTGTTCTCTTTGCTATGGTTTTTGGAGTTGCTTTGAAAAAGCTTGGGGCAGAAGGAGAGGAGCTCATTCGTTTTTTCAATGCCTTCAATGAAGCCACAATGGTACTGGTCTCCTGGATCATGTG GTATGTCCCTTTTGGCATCATGTTCTTGGTAGGGAGTAAGATTGTGGAGATGGAAGATGTGGTTCTGTTGGTCACTAGTTTGGGGAAGTATATTTTTGCCTCTATCCTGGGTCACATCATCCATGGTGGCATCGTCTTACCTCTCATCTACTTTGGATTCACTCGTACAAACCCCTTCAGTTTCCTCGCTGGCCTCATCACACCTTTTACAACAGCCTTTGCAACCTGCTCCAG CTCAGCGACCCTGCCCACTATGATGAAGTGTGTAGAAGAGAACAACGGTGTTGATAAAAGAATCAGCCGGTTCATCCTACCGATAGGAGCTACTATCAACATGGATGGAGCAGCCATTTTCCAGTGCGTTGCGGCTGTGTTTATCGCCCAGCTTAACAACGTTGAACTCAACGCAGGCCAGATCTTCACCATCCT GGTGACAGCCACCGCTTCCAGTGTGGGAGCAGCGGGCATTCCAGCTGGAGGAATCATCACCATCGCTATCATTCTGGAGGCCATCGGTCTGCCCACCCATGACCTGTCACTCATGCTGGCTGTGGACTGGATTGT agACCGGACCACCACTGTTGTGAACGTGGAGGGAGATGCTCTTGGTGCTGGCATCCTTCACCACATCAATGAGCAAGAGATGAAAAAGCAAAGACTGCAGCAGCAGCCAGAGTACCAGGAACTGCAGGAGGTGAAGGTGGAGGTGGTGGCTAATGTCCAGGCAGAGGAGGAGACCTCCCCTCTCGTCACACACCAGAACCGAGAAGATAACTCCTCACATGAAACACTTGATGACAAGGACGGTGTGGAGTCTGTGCTGTAA